A portion of the Eubacterium maltosivorans genome contains these proteins:
- a CDS encoding SDR family NAD(P)-dependent oxidoreductase, with protein sequence MMNHQKNTMSEKPVIAVTGGGQGIGRAILLYFTERGYNAAVLDMNLETAAAVAEECKARGADAIAVECNVTDSASVNAAYDQIGGYFGGRLDVQVNNAGVFRRERVEDATDDVTDLLIDVNLRGPVYTSRAAIKIMKEQGHGSIINAHSILGQFPDFGLGVYSATKAGLFALTRVLAAECAPYGIRVNGYAPSVTDTPMVHHIIEERPEAKLDQIPMREFGTPDQIAKICWFFASDLCEYTTGINVPCDGGTWDVQRPFMAWKAAGKL encoded by the coding sequence ATGATGAATCATCAAAAGAATACAATGTCCGAAAAACCTGTTATCGCCGTCACCGGCGGCGGTCAGGGGATAGGACGGGCCATTTTGCTCTACTTTACCGAACGCGGCTACAATGCCGCTGTGCTGGATATGAACCTGGAGACAGCCGCTGCTGTGGCTGAGGAATGTAAGGCCAGGGGCGCTGACGCCATCGCGGTCGAGTGCAATGTCACAGACTCCGCGAGTGTCAACGCCGCCTATGATCAGATCGGAGGTTATTTTGGCGGGCGTCTGGACGTCCAGGTCAACAACGCCGGTGTCTTCCGCAGAGAGCGCGTTGAGGATGCAACCGACGACGTGACCGACCTGCTCATCGACGTGAACCTGCGGGGGCCGGTTTACACCAGCCGGGCAGCCATTAAAATCATGAAGGAGCAGGGGCACGGCAGTATCATCAACGCCCACTCCATCCTGGGGCAGTTCCCGGATTTCGGGCTTGGAGTCTACAGCGCCACCAAGGCCGGGCTCTTTGCACTGACCCGCGTACTGGCCGCGGAGTGCGCGCCCTACGGCATCCGCGTGAACGGCTACGCGCCGTCTGTCACCGACACCCCGATGGTGCACCACATCATTGAGGAGCGTCCTGAGGCCAAGCTGGACCAGATCCCCATGCGCGAATTCGGCACGCCGGACCAGATCGCCAAGATCTGCTGGTTCTTCGCGTCGGATCTCTGTGAGTACACCACCGGGATCAATGTGCCCTGTGACGGCGGCACCTGGGATGTTCAGAGGCCTTTCATGGCCTGGAAGGCCGCCGGAAAGCTTTAA
- a CDS encoding dihydrodipicolinate synthase family protein has protein sequence MADNVSFKGVMTELITPFTEDGQVDYPLLRGEVAYQLQNGIKALFTNGIASESLSLTAEELIETTKTVVEAAGDRALVMGNIACQTLPEAMQVLRGYEAAGVDAVCIQQPCVYSIPQEELVAYFDAIASATTLPAGIYNAPQTGNTLSPASVAAIFKHNENMQFYKESTIDFVHIQNTMRLIGPDRSMTFLNGSDATTFSVMQLGGAGVVSLISAVFPKAVLKLVNAMEAGDIAGGRAAQNEILLIREALKTGPFVAGYKYAAGLMGVPLGYMRRPLAELSEGEKEKIKTSLEKLRLV, from the coding sequence ATGGCAGATAACGTGTCTTTTAAAGGTGTAATGACCGAACTGATCACGCCATTTACAGAAGACGGACAGGTGGATTACCCTCTGTTAAGGGGTGAGGTAGCGTATCAGCTTCAAAATGGCATAAAAGCGCTGTTTACCAATGGGATAGCCAGTGAATCCCTGTCACTCACGGCAGAGGAGCTGATTGAGACCACTAAGACAGTCGTGGAGGCAGCCGGGGACCGGGCGCTGGTAATGGGGAACATTGCCTGCCAGACCCTTCCGGAGGCCATGCAGGTTTTAAGGGGCTATGAGGCTGCCGGCGTGGACGCGGTCTGCATCCAGCAGCCCTGTGTTTACAGCATTCCCCAGGAGGAGCTGGTGGCCTACTTTGACGCCATCGCGTCCGCCACGACCCTTCCGGCAGGCATCTACAACGCCCCGCAGACAGGGAATACGCTGTCGCCGGCGTCGGTGGCGGCCATCTTCAAGCATAATGAAAATATGCAGTTCTACAAGGAGAGCACCATCGACTTTGTGCACATTCAGAACACGATGCGCCTCATCGGGCCGGACCGCTCCATGACGTTTTTAAATGGCAGTGACGCGACCACCTTTTCGGTCATGCAGCTCGGCGGGGCCGGCGTGGTATCCCTGATATCCGCGGTCTTTCCAAAGGCGGTTCTGAAGCTGGTAAACGCCATGGAGGCAGGAGATATTGCAGGTGGACGAGCGGCGCAGAATGAAATTCTGCTCATTCGGGAAGCCCTGAAGACCGGGCCCTTTGTGGCAGGCTACAAATACGCCGCCGGGTTGATGGGTGTGCCTCTGGGGTATATGCGCAGGCCGCTGGCAGAGCTGAGTGAGGGCGAAAAAGAAAAGATAAAGACAAGCCTGGAAAAGCTTCGGCTGGTCTGA
- the aroF gene encoding 3-deoxy-7-phosphoheptulonate synthase — translation MTPFNDPEMEELMKIKEPYKKANRKYKAEDTIINIGDIHFGEGNFHVFSGPCSVESKEQITEVANRVKAAGATVLRGGAFKPRTSPYAFQGMAADGIELMLEAKRETGLPIVSEIMNIALLDLFADVDILQVGARNMQNFDLLKALGRSKKPILLKRGLANTIEELLMSAEYIMAGGNDNIILCERGIRTFETATRNTLDISAVPVLKKLTHLPVIVDPSHGCGKAELVEPMSLAALAAGADGLIIEVHNDPANALCDGPQSLTPDQFDTLMRDKIRPMSELMGKKLGA, via the coding sequence ATGACACCCTTCAACGATCCCGAAATGGAAGAATTAATGAAAATCAAGGAACCCTACAAAAAGGCCAACCGTAAATACAAGGCTGAGGACACCATCATCAATATTGGTGATATTCACTTCGGCGAAGGCAACTTCCACGTTTTCTCCGGCCCCTGCTCAGTCGAGAGCAAGGAACAGATCACCGAGGTGGCGAACCGCGTAAAGGCCGCTGGCGCCACTGTCCTGCGCGGCGGGGCCTTCAAGCCCAGAACCTCCCCCTACGCATTCCAGGGAATGGCCGCAGACGGCATCGAGCTGATGCTGGAAGCCAAGCGTGAAACCGGGCTGCCCATCGTGTCCGAAATCATGAACATCGCGCTGCTGGACCTTTTCGCGGATGTGGATATCCTCCAGGTGGGCGCCCGCAATATGCAGAACTTCGATTTACTCAAGGCTCTGGGCCGCAGCAAAAAACCGATCCTCTTAAAGCGCGGGCTGGCCAACACCATCGAGGAGCTCCTGATGAGCGCGGAATACATCATGGCCGGCGGCAATGACAACATCATTCTGTGCGAACGCGGTATCCGTACCTTTGAGACCGCCACCCGCAACACTCTGGACATCTCAGCCGTTCCTGTCCTGAAAAAACTGACCCACCTGCCTGTGATCGTTGACCCCAGCCACGGCTGCGGCAAGGCTGAGCTGGTTGAGCCCATGTCTCTGGCTGCCCTGGCCGCCGGCGCTGACGGCCTCATTATCGAAGTCCACAACGATCCGGCCAACGCCCTTTGCGATGGCCCCCAGTCCTTAACGCCAGACCAGTTCGACACTCTGATGAGGGACAAAATCCGGCCGATGTCTGAGCTCATGGGCAAAAAGCTCGGGGCTTAA
- the deoC gene encoding deoxyribose-phosphate aldolase has translation MDKKQLAGMMDHTLLKAVATPEQIAKICEEAREIGAASVCVNPCNVRQAAELLKGSEVKVCTVIGFPLGANTPAVKAFETEDAIAGGAQEVDMVINVGALKAGDQDTVYRDIKAVVDAADGTLVKVIIETCYLTDAEKTTACQMAAKAGADFVKTSTGFGTGGANPHDVALMKASIPDTMQVKASGGMHVWADAKANIEAGADRLGVSASLAILDSFDE, from the coding sequence ATGGATAAAAAACAATTAGCTGGTATGATGGACCACACCCTGCTCAAGGCTGTGGCCACACCGGAGCAGATCGCGAAAATTTGTGAGGAAGCCAGGGAAATCGGCGCGGCGTCGGTATGCGTCAATCCCTGCAATGTAAGACAGGCGGCAGAGCTTCTGAAGGGCTCAGAGGTTAAGGTATGCACCGTTATTGGGTTTCCGCTGGGGGCCAACACCCCGGCCGTCAAAGCCTTTGAGACAGAGGACGCCATCGCGGGCGGCGCCCAGGAGGTGGACATGGTCATCAATGTCGGCGCGCTGAAGGCAGGCGACCAGGATACCGTGTACAGAGACATCAAGGCTGTTGTGGACGCCGCGGACGGCACCCTGGTCAAGGTGATCATTGAGACCTGTTACCTGACCGACGCCGAAAAAACCACTGCCTGCCAGATGGCCGCGAAGGCGGGAGCCGACTTTGTCAAGACCTCCACAGGCTTTGGCACCGGCGGCGCCAACCCGCACGACGTAGCGCTGATGAAGGCCAGCATTCCAGACACCATGCAGGTAAAAGCATCTGGGGGGATGCATGTATGGGCAGACGCCAAGGCCAATATCGAAGCCGGCGCTGACCGTCTGGGCGTGTCGGCCAGCCTGGCGATACTCGACAGCTTTGATGAATAG
- a CDS encoding lactate utilization protein, with translation MSFRTDHYAALAKTLIAKMEKRHFEAHYCATKKEALVLALSLIPDGASVTHGGCMTIEEIGLVDAVKQGVYNYIDRSVATTPDEKREAIAKGMMAHTFLMSANAISRDGELVNIDGFGNRIALLAYGPDQVIVLAGMNKVAGSLENAIDRARNEAAPINCVRLNRQTPCLSTGVCGDCHSADCICSNIVITRNNPIPGRIKIILIGEACGY, from the coding sequence ATGTCATTTCGTACCGATCACTACGCGGCACTGGCCAAAACGCTGATCGCCAAAATGGAAAAGCGCCATTTTGAAGCCCACTACTGTGCGACCAAAAAAGAAGCGCTGGTTTTGGCGCTCTCCCTCATCCCCGACGGGGCATCGGTGACACACGGCGGCTGCATGACCATCGAGGAAATCGGCCTGGTGGACGCGGTCAAGCAGGGGGTTTACAACTATATCGACCGCAGTGTCGCCACTACCCCGGACGAAAAGCGCGAGGCCATCGCAAAAGGCATGATGGCCCATACCTTTCTCATGAGCGCCAACGCCATCAGCCGTGACGGCGAGCTTGTCAACATCGACGGCTTCGGCAACCGGATCGCCCTCCTGGCCTATGGGCCGGACCAGGTCATTGTGCTGGCTGGCATGAACAAGGTCGCCGGAAGCCTTGAAAATGCCATTGACCGCGCCCGCAACGAGGCCGCCCCCATCAACTGCGTGCGCCTGAACCGGCAGACGCCCTGCCTGAGCACTGGCGTCTGCGGCGACTGCCACAGCGCGGACTGCATCTGCAGCAATATCGTCATCACCCGGAACAACCCGATCCCGGGGCGCATCAAGATTATTTTAATCGGCGAGGCGTGCGGTTATTAG
- a CDS encoding HAD family hydrolase, which produces MTTAKELFKPRYSGIIFDLDGTLINSLEDLVDACNQVMLHYGLELKSYQEGKKLIGRGLRNLIKRAVTPEMAKNEALVDEAVALMKDEYAKRYTHKTVAYDGIKDLLRYLHVHKIPFAVCTNKPDGAAKTIVDALFDISEFVDVVGQNDNKPRKPDPTQTLEVAAKMGVAPGDCIYMGDSSVDYETAKNAGMLPVLCTWGFTDPEKLMQYDDAIWIKNPLRAIDALKYGDQMYEIFNEKKQDELKEEE; this is translated from the coding sequence ATGACAACTGCGAAAGAACTGTTCAAACCCCGCTACAGCGGAATTATCTTTGATTTAGACGGTACCCTGATCAACTCTCTCGAGGACCTTGTCGATGCCTGCAACCAGGTAATGCTGCACTACGGGCTGGAGCTGAAAAGCTACCAGGAGGGCAAAAAGCTCATTGGCCGGGGATTGAGAAACCTGATCAAACGCGCCGTGACCCCGGAAATGGCAAAAAACGAGGCCCTGGTGGACGAAGCAGTGGCCCTGATGAAGGACGAGTACGCCAAACGCTACACCCACAAAACGGTAGCCTACGACGGCATCAAGGATTTACTGCGCTACCTGCATGTGCACAAGATCCCCTTCGCCGTGTGTACCAACAAGCCCGACGGCGCGGCCAAGACCATTGTGGACGCTCTGTTTGACATCAGTGAATTTGTGGATGTGGTAGGGCAGAACGACAACAAGCCCAGAAAACCAGACCCCACACAGACCCTGGAGGTCGCGGCTAAGATGGGTGTGGCTCCCGGTGACTGCATCTATATGGGGGACAGCTCTGTGGACTACGAGACCGCCAAAAACGCCGGAATGCTCCCGGTCCTCTGTACCTGGGGCTTCACCGACCCCGAAAAGCTCATGCAGTACGACGATGCCATCTGGATTAAGAATCCTCTGCGCGCCATCGACGCCCTGAAATACGGTGACCAGATGTATGAGATTTTTAATGAGAAGAAGCAGGACGAGCTGAAGGAAGAAGAATAG